In Massilia sp. METH4, the genomic window GATGGCCGTTGGCACCACGCTGCCGGGCGCCGCCATCACTTTGAAGAATGGTATGGTGGAACAGGGCCAGTTGAGCGACTACACCGTGGCGCGCATGCCGGATATGCCGCAGGTCGAGGTGCACATCGTGCCGTCGACCGAGCCGCCGACCGGCATGGGCGAACCGGGCCTGCCACCGCTGGCGCCGGCGTTCGCCAACGCCGTGTTCCGGCTGACGGGCAAGCGGCTGCGCAAGCTGCCGTTCGACCTCGCTTCGGCCGCCGCGCCGCAGCTGGCGTAAGCGGTGGAGCGCGCCCGTATCACCGGGATCCTTCTCGCTGCCGGCCGCGGCCGGCGTTTCGACCCGCTGGGGCAGCGCAACAAGCTGCTCCAGCCGATCGATGGCGAGGCGGTCGTGGTGCACAGTGCGCGGCACCTGCTGGCCGCCGTGCCGCGGGTGGTGGCGGTTGTGCGGCCGGGCGAGGAAGGCGTCGCCGCGCGGCTGGCCGCACTGGGCTGCGAAGTCGCCGTCTGCGCGGAGGCTGACTGCGGCATGGCCGCCTCGCTCGTCCATGCGCTGCGCCATGCGGCCGAAGCGCAGGGCTGGATCGTGGCGCTGGGCGACATGCCCCATGTGCGGCCGACCACGATCGCCGCGCTGGTGCGCGCCGTGGAAGAGGGGGCCGATATCGCGGTCCCGGTTTATGAAAACGAGCGTGGCAACCCGGTGGCATTCGGTCGCCGGCACCTGCCGCAGCTGCTCGCGCTAAGTGGAGACCGCGGCGCGCGCGGCATCGTAAGGGATAATATCGTCAATGAAGTGGCGGTGGATGACCCGGGCATCCTGCTCGACATCGATACGCCGCCCGACCTGCAATGAAAAACAAAACGTCGACCAAGAAGACCAAGCCCCCACGCGCCGCGGCCCCCGCCGTGGCCTCCGCTGTGGCCTACACTATCGTGCCGAAAGACCTGGCGGCCCACCTGTTCCAGGTAACGCTGACCGTGCAGCAGCCCGCCGCCGAAGGCCAGGTGCTGGCGCTGCCGGCCTGGATTCCGGGCAGCTACATGATCCGCGAATTTGCCCGCAACATCGTGCAGATCCGCGCCGAGTCGAATGGTGCGCCGGTACCGCTGACGAAGCTGGACAAGCATTCGTGGCGCGCGCCGGCAGTGGAAGGCCCCCTCGTCGTGCAGTACGACGTGTATGCCTGGGACCTGTCGGTGCGCGCCGCGCACCTGGACCAGACGCACGGTTTCTTCAACGGCACCAGCGTGTTCCTGCGTGTGGCGGGGCAGGAGGATGTGCCCCATGTGGTCGATATCCAGCGCCCGGCCGAGGAAGCCGCGCGCACCTGGCGCGTGGCCACGGCACTGCCCGAGCTGAAGGCGAAGCGCTACGGCTTCGGGACCTACGTGGCGGCAGACTACGACGAGCTGATCGACAGCCCGGTGGAAATGGGCGACTTCGCGCTGGCCACGTTCACCGCCCACGGCGTGCCGCACGACGTGGTGATTACCGGCCGCGTGCCGAACCTGGACCTCGTACGGCTTTGCACCGACCTGAAAGCCATCTGCGAAACCCAGATCGCCTTTTTCGAGCCGAAGACGAAGCGCTCGCCGATGGACCGCTACGTGTTCATGACCCTCGCCGTGGGCGACGGCTACGGCGGCCTGGAACACCGCGCCTCGACCGCCCTGATCTGCGCCCGCGCCGATCTGCCGACGACGGCCAGCCAGGGCAAGGAACGCAGCGAAGGCTATATCAGGTTCCTCGGCCTGTGCAGCCATGAGTACTTCCACACCTGGAACGTGAAGCGCATCAAGCCGGCCGTCTTCGCGCCCTACGACCTGCAGGTGGAAAACTACACACCGCTGCTGTGGCTCTTCGAAGGTTTCACGAGCTATTACGACGACCTGTTCCTCGTTCGCTCCGGCATGATCGACGAAGCCACGTACTTCAAGATGCTGGGCAAGACGGTGGGCAGCGTGCTGCGCGGCGCCGGCCGTACGAAGCAGAGCGTGGCCGATTCCAGCTTCGATGCCTGGAGCAAGTACTACCGGCAGGACGAAAACGCACCGAACGCCATCGTCAGCTACTACGCAAAGGGTTCGCTGGTCGGCCTGGGCCTGGATCTCACGATCCGCGCCAAGACCGGTGGCAAGCGTTCGCTGGACGACATCATGCTGGCGCTGTGGCAGCGCTACGGGCGCGACTTCTACCCGGCGGGCCGCCGCGGCGTGACCCCGGCCGACGTGGAAGCGCTGTTCGACGAGATCAGCGGCATGCGGCTGAAGAGCTACTTCGAAAAATACATCCGCGGCACGGAAGACGTGCCGCTGGCGAAGCTGCTGGCACCGTTCGGCGTGAAGTACACGGACGAGCGCAAGGGCGCCAAGCCCAGCCTCGATGCCAATATCGGCCGCGAAGGGACCGATGCGAAACTGTCCGCCGTCCATGAAGGCGGAGCCGCGCACCGTGCGGGCCTCTCCGCCGGCGACCTGCTGGTGGCGATCGACGGCCTGCGCGTCACCGGCAACCCGTCCAACCTGGAAGCGCTGCTGGCGCGCTACCGCGTCGGCGACACGGTGCAGGTACACGCCTTCCGGCGCGACGAACTGATGGCGTTCACGGTTCAGTTGCAGGGCGATCGCGTACCCGGCATCGGCCTGGCCATCGACACGGCACGCAAGATCGCGGTGGCACGCCCGACGATGCCGCGGTGAAGTTGCTGGACCCGTTCAGCGTCGTGCTGATGGCGGCGCTGATGTGCGCCGTCATGAGTGCCGTGCTGTTCGGCGCCCGCCGCGGCTTTCCCGACGAATTGCGCGGTATCAGCCACTGGGGCACGGCGCTGGCCGTGCAGGTGTTCGCCGCTTTCTGTTTCGCGCTGCGCGGCACGCTGCCCGATGTGCTGGTGCTGCCGATCGCCAATGTGCTGTTCGTGCTTGGCAATGGCCTGTGCGTGACCGGGCTGCAACGCTTCTACGGGGTGGCGCCGGGCTGGCGCATGCTGGGCGGCGCCTGCGGCTTCGCGCTCGCGGGCATGCTGTACTTCCTGCTGGTGGTGCCGGATTATTCGGCGCGCGTCGCCTGGATGGCGCTGCCCATCACGCTCATCAACGCCTCGCTGCTGTTCCTCGTGCTGCGGCATGGCCGGCGCAAGCTGGCAACGTGGTTCTTCGGATCCCTGATCGCGGTGGACCTGGTCCTGGTTGCCTTGCGGGGCGCGATAGCGCTCACGCCGCACGGCGAGGCACTGGTGGACCTGACCCGTCCCGGCTTGTTCCCCGGCTTCTACCTGGCGATCACCGCGCTGGAACCCGCGTTGCTGGCCGTGGGTTTCCTGATGGTGGCCTATGAACGGCTGCGCCTGATCCTGGAGCGCCGCTCGGCCAGCGATCCGCTGACCGGGGTGCTGAATCGCCGCGGCTTCGGCGACGCCTACGCGCGCGAGGTGGCCCGGCTGGCGCGCATGCGCCAGCGTTCTCGCTCGCTCGCGTTGCTGGCCGTGGACCTCGATTACTTCAAGAAGATCAACGACCGATACGGTCACGCGGAAGGCGACCGTGTGCTGGTCAGCGTGGCGCAGATGATCGGCTCGGCCTTGCGCGAATCCGACGTGCTGGCCCGCTTCGGCGGCGAGGAATTCATCGTGCTGCTGCCGGACACGGACCTGAAACGTGCGATCGGCGTTGCTCAACGCGTGCAGCGGCTGCTGCGCGACGCCTGCACCGGCGAACTGCCGTCGTGCACGGCCAGTATCGGGGTATCGGTGCAGACGGACCCGGAAGAGTCGCTCGAGGCGCTGGTCAGCCGGGCGGACGAAGCCCTGTATCGGGCGAAGGAGAATGGCAGGGATCGGATCGAGACGTGGAAGGCTGCGGCTTGATTCAGTTGCGTGCCACCTACTTCAACCGGTAGCTGTCGCGCATCGGTGTCGCTGCGGCGGACCGACCGGTTTTCTCATGAGGCATCGGACGCCTCTGCTGAACACTGTGTCCGACACCATCACCCACCGACGGCTTTCTTCCGCCAGTGCGTCAGCATTTGCGGCCGCGCGTGAACAACTCAAGCAAACAAGCGCTTCAACTCCGCCCCTGGATTCTCGGCACGCATGAAGGCCTCCCCGACGAGGAAGGCGTTCACGTTCGCCTCCCGCATCCGCCTCACATCGTCGCCATTCAGGATGCCCGACTCGGTCACGACCATCCGCTCCGCCGGAATGCGGGGCAGCAGACCAATGGTGTTCTCCAGCGACACCTCGAACGTGCGCAGGTTGCGGTTGTTGATGCCGATGAGGTTCGTCTTCAGCTTCATCGCGGCGGTCAGTTCGTCGCCGTCGTGCGATTCCACCAGCACATCCATGCCGAGGTCGTGGGCGCAGGCTTCCATCTCGGCCATCAGGCCGTGATCGAGGCCGGCGACGATCAGCAGGATGCAGTCGGCACCCATGGCGCGGGCTTCATAGACCTGGTAGATGTCGACCAAAAAATCCTTGCGGATCACGGGCAAGGAGCACGCGGCGCGCGCCTGCTTCAGGTATTCGGTGGAGCCCTGGAAGAATTGTTCATCCGTCAGCACGGACAGGCAGGCGGCACCGCCTTCGGCATAGCTTTGCGCGATTTCCGCGGGGCGGAAGTCGGCGCGCAGCACGCCTTTGGAGGGAGAGGCTTTCTTCACTTCGGCGATCACGCCGGCCTGGCCGGCGGCGATCTTGCCGCGCAGGCTCGCTTCGAAGCCGCGGATGGCGGCGCGCGACTCGCGGTCCGCCTCCACGTCGTCGCGCAGGCTGGCGAGGCTGCGGTACTTCTTGGCCGCGGCCACTTCTTCGGCCTTCACGGCCAGGATCTTGTTCAGGATGTCGGACATGGTTCGATTCTTAATGACGGTCGGCGAGGGCGAGGCGGGCGCCCAGCGCGAGGAACAGGCCGCCGGTCACGCGGTTCAGCCACAGCGCCACGCGCGGCTTCACCTTCAGC contains:
- a CDS encoding nucleotidyltransferase family protein, coding for MERARITGILLAAGRGRRFDPLGQRNKLLQPIDGEAVVVHSARHLLAAVPRVVAVVRPGEEGVAARLAALGCEVAVCAEADCGMAASLVHALRHAAEAQGWIVALGDMPHVRPTTIAALVRAVEEGADIAVPVYENERGNPVAFGRRHLPQLLALSGDRGARGIVRDNIVNEVAVDDPGILLDIDTPPDLQ
- a CDS encoding M61 family metallopeptidase, with the translated sequence MKNKTSTKKTKPPRAAAPAVASAVAYTIVPKDLAAHLFQVTLTVQQPAAEGQVLALPAWIPGSYMIREFARNIVQIRAESNGAPVPLTKLDKHSWRAPAVEGPLVVQYDVYAWDLSVRAAHLDQTHGFFNGTSVFLRVAGQEDVPHVVDIQRPAEEAARTWRVATALPELKAKRYGFGTYVAADYDELIDSPVEMGDFALATFTAHGVPHDVVITGRVPNLDLVRLCTDLKAICETQIAFFEPKTKRSPMDRYVFMTLAVGDGYGGLEHRASTALICARADLPTTASQGKERSEGYIRFLGLCSHEYFHTWNVKRIKPAVFAPYDLQVENYTPLLWLFEGFTSYYDDLFLVRSGMIDEATYFKMLGKTVGSVLRGAGRTKQSVADSSFDAWSKYYRQDENAPNAIVSYYAKGSLVGLGLDLTIRAKTGGKRSLDDIMLALWQRYGRDFYPAGRRGVTPADVEALFDEISGMRLKSYFEKYIRGTEDVPLAKLLAPFGVKYTDERKGAKPSLDANIGREGTDAKLSAVHEGGAAHRAGLSAGDLLVAIDGLRVTGNPSNLEALLARYRVGDTVQVHAFRRDELMAFTVQLQGDRVPGIGLAIDTARKIAVARPTMPR
- a CDS encoding GGDEF domain-containing protein gives rise to the protein MKLLDPFSVVLMAALMCAVMSAVLFGARRGFPDELRGISHWGTALAVQVFAAFCFALRGTLPDVLVLPIANVLFVLGNGLCVTGLQRFYGVAPGWRMLGGACGFALAGMLYFLLVVPDYSARVAWMALPITLINASLLFLVLRHGRRKLATWFFGSLIAVDLVLVALRGAIALTPHGEALVDLTRPGLFPGFYLAITALEPALLAVGFLMVAYERLRLILERRSASDPLTGVLNRRGFGDAYAREVARLARMRQRSRSLALLAVDLDYFKKINDRYGHAEGDRVLVSVAQMIGSALRESDVLARFGGEEFIVLLPDTDLKRAIGVAQRVQRLLRDACTGELPSCTASIGVSVQTDPEESLEALVSRADEALYRAKENGRDRIETWKAAA
- the trpC gene encoding indole-3-glycerol phosphate synthase TrpC, coding for MSDILNKILAVKAEEVAAAKKYRSLASLRDDVEADRESRAAIRGFEASLRGKIAAGQAGVIAEVKKASPSKGVLRADFRPAEIAQSYAEGGAACLSVLTDEQFFQGSTEYLKQARAACSLPVIRKDFLVDIYQVYEARAMGADCILLIVAGLDHGLMAEMEACAHDLGMDVLVESHDGDELTAAMKLKTNLIGINNRNLRTFEVSLENTIGLLPRIPAERMVVTESGILNGDDVRRMREANVNAFLVGEAFMRAENPGAELKRLFA